One region of Acropora muricata isolate sample 2 chromosome 13, ASM3666990v1, whole genome shotgun sequence genomic DNA includes:
- the LOC136895059 gene encoding uncharacterized protein: protein MWQEKFEAELEMTHKRLELEKNARSTTAKLPKLRITPFKGTPTDWVRFSNMFVTQVHAKSISTEEKFGYLLEMVSPKVRDSIANLKPGEMGYKVAWERLQSEYGQTKLVINAHVNEIVNLPVVRGTNYAKIQEFYEKVSKNFDALLTLGEAEMLRGFVMITLNKLPHVKPDLVRTDDNWESWDMEAFIDGLKKWLKRHNTEERPGDSYKPPSDPFRPPRDRNKDEKHWFIKDDAGKDQVDSQRNKGTPLCMYCKKDHWGDACTTVNTLESRRKFFSDNRLCYNCGRSGHPVARCRSRGCYKCNGKHHTSICDKGNSTVLSVFTPVAEELALPAIIPVKIQGRTFWAYLDTGSGRNFISSEAANQLKLNPTHHETRQMVTLNGTKRQSMPIFHIAMDSLDGKTRERIEVTGSKMPEFATLRRPDMNELKFKYEHARDKKFYVKPGDEYKIDIILGDSTYCKIKTEKIFKGNPGEPIVEGTTFGWVIHGGDDHVTDQCMFMRETSDYEKLYSLDVLGVQDRGENDQLDVLKEFKDDIRRREDGRYEVRVPWIPGSTLESTNEQASRRRLRNVNKKLIQNPELKEEYEKIIKDQLRDGIIETVPEQASGERTFYMPHKPVVRDSATTTKVRMVFDASAKPHHLANSVNDCMHTGPPLQPLLWDILIRARMAPFLLLGDIEKAFLQISLRGEDRDAFRFLFNVNGKEERFRFTRIPFGAEASPFMLAATLQHHYDCQPEDLRETVQVLRENTYVDNLMKTAHDLGSLGKFKEEATQILANAKFPVHKWESNLLELESENMPNPGKILGHYWDKREDTLEIQVPKSLEETPLTKRTMLSQLGKIYDPLGIISATMVEGKRLYRDACDENRSWNKEVSSSVAKDWNKWTKQLKDVKIPRSLIQDSTTVEAVEIHQFADASNLACSTVTIAVIQQGTMKVKGLLTSKSKISKRNTSIARLELISGHMAVNLAKNLCQALNTWPIRSVTIWMDSMVALYWISNPGKSWKVFIANRVRKIAQISRELKIQWKHCPSEMNLADLGSRGASLSKMEGSEWYTGPQWLLNRDDWPEQPKLISSTRSQEEEHPVREIMLYSAERKPDEWDNLLDRKPYWNTLRITAWALRFAHNSSAKLCKEKRRRGPLSTNEIMIARNYWVRREQKEIPNGLEKPGWKLVKDERTNILKCVGRIQNYRPTYLEKGLFVQKLVEHVHERMMHLGTASTMAAIREQWWIPKLRCLVKRAIRDCNICKVFAAKPYQGAATGPLPTFRSEQTLSAHGS, encoded by the coding sequence ATGTGGCAGGAGAAATTCGAGGCAGAGTTGGAGATGACACACAAAAGGTTGGAACTTGAGAAAAACGCCCGTTCTACCACAGCGAAACTACCAAAGCTGAGAATTACGCCGTTCAAAGGCACGCCAACAGATTGGGTGCggttttcaaacatgttcgTCACGCAAGTTCACGCCAAGTCGATAAGCACGGAGGAAAAATTCGGATACCTCTTGGAAATGGTGAGTCCTAAGGTTAGAGACAGTATCGCAAACTTGAAACCAGGAGAGATGGGATACAAAGTAGCGTGGGAGAGGCTACAGAGCGAATATGGCCAAACGAAACTTGTTATTAACGCTCACGTGAACGAAATAGTTAACCTTCCCGTGGTGAGAGGAACAAATTACGCCAAGATTCAAGAGTTTTACGAGAAAGTTAGCAAAAATTTCGATGCCTTACTAACGCTGGGGGAAGCGGAGATGCTTCGTGGGTTCGTCATGATAACTCTAAACAAACTTCCACATGTGAAACCGGATCTTGTGCGTACAGATGACAACTGGGAAAGCTGGGACATGGAAGCTTTCATCGATGGATTGAAAAAGTGGCTGAAAAGACACAACACAGAAGAACGACCTGGAGATTCCTACAAACCACCTTCGGATCCGTTTAGACCTCCGAGGGATCGTAACAAAGATGAGAAGCATTGGTTCATCAAGGATGACGCAGGAAAGGACCAGGTCGACTCACAAAGGAACAAGGGAACGCCTCTGTGCATGTATTGCAAGAAAGATCATTGGGGGGATGCTTGTACTACCGTCAACACGTTGGAAAGCCGCAGGAAGTTCTTTTCCGATAATCGATTGTGTTATAACTGTGGAAGATCCGGACACCCAGTAGCAAGGTGTCGAAGTCGTGGTTGTTACAAGTGCAATGGAAAACACCACACCAGCATATGTGACAAGGGGAACTCAACTGTGCTTTCCGTATTCACTCCAGTTGCTGAAGAACTGGCCCTTCCAGCCATAATCCCAGTGAAGATACAAGGACGCACCTTTTGGGCCTACTTGGACACAGGGTCAGGACGAAACTTCATATCCAGCGAAGCAGCTAATCAACTGAAGTTGAACCCCACCCATCATGAAACCCGTCAGATGGTCACACTGAATGGAACAAAACGACAATCCATGCCAATTTTTCACATCGCCATGGATTCCTTAGACGGAAAAACGAGAGAGAGGATCGAAGTCACTGGAAGCAAGATGCCGGAATTCGCTACTTTGAGAAGGCCAGACATGAATGAATTGAAGTTCAAATATGAACATGCACGAGACAAGAAGTTCTACGTAAAACCTGGAGACGAGTACAAGATTGATATCATTTTAGGAGACAGCACCTACTGCAAAATCAAGacagagaaaattttcaaggGGAACCCAGGAGAGCCTATCGTGGAAGGCACCACCTTTGGCTGGGTGATTCATGGTGGCGATGATCATGTGACTGACCAGTGCATGTTCATGAGGGAGACGAGCGATTACGAGAAATTGTACAGTCTAGACGTGTTGGGAGTGCAAGACCGAGGAGAGAACGATCAACTCGATGTCCTAAAGGAGTTCAAGGACGACATCAGGAGGCGAGAAGATGGAAGATATGAAGTAAGAGTACCCTGGATCCCAGGAAGCACTCTGGAAAGTACAAACGAACAGGCAAGCAGGAGGAGACTTCGGAACGTCAACAAGAAGTTAATTCAAAACCCGGAACTGAAGGAAGAATATGAGAAGATCATTAAAGACCAACTGAGAGATGGCATCATAGAAACAGTCCCAGAACAAGCAAGCGGAGAGCGGACCTTCTACATGCCTCATAAGCCCGTTGTGAGAGACAGTGCCACAACCACAAAGGTGAGAATGGTCTTCGATGCTAGCGCTAAACCTCATCACCTAGCCAACAGCGTGAACGATTGTATGCATACAGGCCCTCCGCTGCAACCTCTTCTGTGGGACATTCTCATAAGAGCGCGTATGGCACCATTCCTGTTACTGGGGGACATTGAAAAGGCGTTCCTCCAAATCAGCTTAAGGGGAGAAGACAGAGACGCCTTTCGTTTCTTATTCAACGTCAATGGTAAAGAGGAGCGCTTCCGATTCACGAGGATACCATTTGGAGCTGAAGCTAGCCCCTTTATGCTCGCAGCCACATTGCAGCACCATTATGATTGCCAACCGGAGGATCTCCGCGAGACTGTTCAGGTGCTTAGAGAGAACACATATGTGGACAATCTGATGAAGACAGCACACGATCTTGGGAGTCTAGGGAAGTTCAAAGAGGAAGCAACCCAGATCTTAGCAAACGCAAAATTTCCAGTCCATAAATGGGAATCGAACCTCCTCGAGCTTGAAAGTGAGAACATGCCCAATCCAGGGAAGATTCTGGGACACTACTGGGACAAGAGAGAGGATACACTGGAAATTCAGGTGCCAAAATCCCTCGAAGAAACTCCACTGACCAAAAGGACCATGCTTAGTCAGCTGGGAAAGATCTACGACCCACTGGGAATCATATCTGCAACTATGGTTGAAGGGAAACGCCTATACAGAGACGCCTGTGATGAAAACAGGAGCTGGAATAAAGAAGTTTCATCATCCGTAGCCAAGGACTGGAACAAGTGGACAAAGCAGCTAAAGGATGTTAAGATTCCCCGAAGCCTAATACAAGACAGCACAACAGTCGAGGCAGTTGAGATCCATCAGTTTGCTGACGCGAGCAACTTGGCCTGTTCCACTGTAACAATCGCAGTAATTCAACAAGGAACTATGAAAGTGAAAGGTCTACTAACCTCAAAATCAAAAATATCCAAGCGGAACACATCAATTGCAAGGCTCGAGCTGATAAGTGGTCACATGGCGGTCAACCTCGCTAAGAATCTCTGCCAGGCTCTAAATACATGGCCAATAAGGTCCGTAACAATTTGGATGGACAGTATGGTTGCCTTATACTGGATCTCGAACCCAGGAAAGTCATGGAAAGTCTTCATTGCTAATAGAGTCAGAAAGATTGCCCAGATCTCAAGAGAACTTAAAATCCAGTGGAAGCACTGCCCTTCCGAGATGAACTTAGCTGATTTAGGAAGCAGAGGAGCCTCTCTTAGTAAGATGGAAGGCAGTGAGTGGTATACTGGACCACAGTGGCTGCTCAATCGAGATGACTGGCCTGAACAACCAAAGTTGATAAGCAGTACGAGGTCTCAAGAAGAAGAGCACCCCGTAAGAGAGATCATGCTTTACTCTGCGGAGAGGAAGCCAGATGAGTGGGATAACCTACTAGACCGGAAGCCGTACTGGAATACCCTCAGAATAACCGCATGGGCGTTACGATTTGCACACAACAGCTCAGCCAAGTTGTGTAAGGAAAAGAGAAGACGTGGGCCTTTGAGTACTAACGAAATCATGATTGCCAGAAATTACTGGGTGAGAAGAGAGCAGAAGGAAATCCCTAACGGTCTAGAGAAACCAGGCTGGAAGCTTGTCAAGGATGAGAGAACGAACATTCTCAAGTGCGTTGGTAGGATACAGAATTACAGACCTACTTACCTTGAAAAGGGGCTGTTCGTACAGAAGCTCGTTGAACATGTGCACGAACGAATGATGCACCTGGGGACAGCCAGCACTATGGCAGCTATTAGAGAGCAATGGTGGATACCCAAGCTGAGATGCCTGGTCAAGAGAGCGATACGCGACTGCAATATTTGCAAGGTGTTTGCCGCCAAGCCATATCAGGGTGCAGCCACCGGTCCCTTGCCGACATTCCGCAGTGAGCAGACCCTTTCAGCACACGGGAGTTGA
- the LOC136895060 gene encoding uncharacterized protein gives MISDNAAVFKTTADWIRKLRRSEQLHDFLAAQEIQWTFNLAKFPWWGGMYERLIKDVKKTLYKTLGKTKLTLEQLKAVVMDIEKHMNNRPLAYVESESGEDQVLTPNLIMWGQGAHILEDMEVEDDELTRFHRRLNNAKQHAWSRWQREYLHSLMESHRVKRLDAHVPEVGEVVLILGEEKNRGRWKKGKVIRIVKGVDGVARGVILLHKGKQLERPIQSVCPLEIRSAEHEPEQGACLKRREPTRERRRAAVDAASRIKNIFRDDD, from the coding sequence ATGATATCCGACAACGCAGCAGTGTTCAAGACAACCGCAGATTGGATCCGGAAGCTGCGGAGGAGTGAGCAGTTGCACGACTTCCTTGCCGCCCAAGAAATACAATGGACGTTCAACTTGGCCAAGTTTCCGTGGTGGGGAGGAATGTACGAGAGACTCATCAAGGATGTCAAGAAGACCTTGTACAAAACGTTGGGGAAAACAAAGCTCACACTCGAACAGCTTAAAGCGGTGGTGATGGACATCGAAAAGCACATGAATAATCGTCCTCTGGCGTACGTTGAAAGTGAGAGTGGGGAGGACCAAGTCTTAACACCGAACCTTATAATGTGGGGTCAAGGTGCACACATTCTGGAAGACATGGAAGTCGAAGATGATGAACTGACAAGGTTTCACAGACGACTGAACAACGCTAAACAACACGCATGGAGTCGATGGCAAAGAGAATATCTTCATAGCCTCATGGAGAGTCATCGAGTGAAGCGACTTGACGCGCATGTCCCAGAAGTCGGAGAAGTAGTGCTGATCCTGGGAGAGGAGAAAAACCGAGGACGTTGGAAGAAAGGAAAGGTGATCCGAATCGTTAAAGGAGTGGATGGCGTGGCGAGAGGGGTGATCTTGCTACACAAGGGGAAGCAATTGGAGAGACCGATACAGTCTGTGTGCCCCTTGGAGATAAGAAGCGCAGAGCATGAGCCAGAACAAGGCGCTTGCCTGAAGAGAAGGGAACCTACCAGAGAAAGGCGGCGAGCAGCTGTGGACGCAGCATCTCGCATCAAGAACATTTTCAGAGACGATGATTAA
- the LOC136896646 gene encoding uncharacterized protein produces the protein MFAWVHGKALPKQAWWRLHPISTNRRPQPYQIEGRPTEEEERVRENNDVKEFIQTLDEPMVRKLCIRRLRRGVGSMDFMQGLLIMDESDVTPTPSTSTDLACSSNAGTPDPAPSPSNNAIPWCKCGVCQIMPQEIENKCCGFRHCVTTHT, from the exons ATGTTTGCGTGGGTCCACGGCAAAGCCTTGCCGAAACAAG CCTGGTGGAGACTCCATCCAATTTCGACGAACAGAAGGCCCCAGCCTTATCAAATTGAAGGCAGGCCCACTGAGGAGGAAGAAAGGGTGAGGGAAAACAATGATGTAAAG GAGTTCATACAGACACTTGATGAGCCCATGGTGCGAAAGCTCTGCATCAGAAGGCTGCGAAGGGGTGTGGGAAGCATGGACTTTATGCAGGGGCTTTTGATCATGGATGAAAGTGATGTTACCCCCACCCCTAGTACCTCTACTGATCTTGCTTGCAGTTCAAATGCTGGGACACCAGATCCTGCTCCATCTCCTAGCAACAATGCCATACCATGGTGCAAGTGTGGGGTGTGTCAAATAATGCCCcaagagattgaaaataaatGTTGTGGTTTTCGACACTGTGTTACAACACACACTTga